A stretch of the bacterium genome encodes the following:
- the secE gene encoding preprotein translocase subunit SecE — MRIINYIRETRQELRHVAWPTRKQATSFTVVVIILSVATALYLGFFDYVFTTLLQKMI; from the coding sequence ATGAGAATAATAAATTACATTCGAGAAACCAGACAGGAACTGCGTCATGTAGCGTGGCCTACCAGAAAACAGGCAACATCTTTTACCGTAGTCGTTATAATTCTTTCTGTGGCCACCGCGCTTTACTTGGGATTCTTTGATTATGTATTTACGACACTGCTTCAAAAAATGATTTAA
- the nusG gene encoding transcription termination/antitermination protein NusG, producing the protein MSKQKLQGDKNWYAIHTYAGYEKAVARNLKQRIESLGMEDKIFDVVVPTEKKIKIKGGKRVEEEEKIYPGYVLVNMVVTDDSWFVVRNTPRVTGFVGSGIYPVPLDKKEMEYLFGRMQVETAKHAIELEKGEPVVITDGPFKELEGKVAEVDEARGKVKVLVSMFGRETPVELDFLQVKKI; encoded by the coding sequence ATGTCCAAACAAAAACTGCAGGGAGATAAAAACTGGTACGCCATACACACTTATGCCGGTTATGAAAAGGCGGTGGCCAGAAACTTGAAGCAAAGAATAGAGTCACTCGGCATGGAGGACAAGATTTTTGACGTGGTCGTTCCGACTGAAAAAAAGATAAAAATAAAAGGAGGCAAAAGAGTTGAAGAGGAAGAAAAAATATACCCCGGATATGTATTGGTAAACATGGTAGTGACCGACGATTCGTGGTTTGTCGTGCGAAACACTCCGCGTGTTACAGGTTTTGTCGGCTCCGGAATTTATCCCGTGCCTCTTGATAAAAAAGAAATGGAATATTTGTTCGGCAGAATGCAGGTGGAGACAGCCAAACATGCCATAGAGTTGGAAAAAGGCGAGCCGGTTGTAATAACAGACGGACCATTTAAAGAGCTGGAGGGTAAAGTGGCGGAAGTGGATGAGGCCCGTGGCAAAGTCAAAGTGCTGGTCTCAATGTTTGGAAGAGAGACGCCGGTGGAGTTGGATTTTTTACAGGTTAAGAAAATATAG